In one window of Pristiophorus japonicus isolate sPriJap1 chromosome 9, sPriJap1.hap1, whole genome shotgun sequence DNA:
- the cct4 gene encoding T-complex protein 1 subunit delta, translated as MPEKSISKAPNSWVKGVYQDRDKPAQIRFSNISAAKAVADAIRTSLGPKGMDKMVQPAGIHPTIISESFQKALEKGVEVLNGIAQPVELSDRESLLNSATTALSSKVVSQYASLLAPMSVDAVMNVIDPATATSVNLRDIKIVRKLGGTIDDCELVNGLVLTQRVVNTGVSRVEKAKIGLIQFCLSAPKTDMESQIVVSDYAQMDRVLREERAYILNLVKQIKKAGCNVLLIQKSILRDALSDLALHFLNKMKIMVIKDIEREDIEFICKTLGIKPVAHVDQFTPDMLGTAELAEEIRLNGSGKLIKITGCANPGKTVSIVVRGSNKLVMEEAERSIHDALCVIRCLVKKRALIAGGGAPEIELALRLTDYSRTLSGMEAYCVRAFADALEVIPSTLAENAGLNPISTVTELRNRHAQGEKTAGINVRKGGISNILEELVVQPLLVSLSALTLATETVRSILKIDDVVNAR; from the exons CTGTTGCAGATGCCATAAGGACAAGTCTTGGGCCAAAGGGCATGGATAAAATGGTACAG CCTGCAG GAATCCATCCGACAATCATATCAGAATCTTTCCAAAAGGCCCTCGAAAAAGGAGTTGAGGTTTTGAATGGCATTGCACAACCTGTGGAACTAAGTGACCGAGAATCCCTCCTGAACAGTGCTACCACTGCtctcagctccaaa GTTGTCTCTCAGTATGCGAGCCTTCTTGCTCCAATGAGTGTTGATGCAGTAATGAATGTAATTGATCCGGCAACTGCCACTAGTGTGAATCTCCGAGATATCAAAATTGTCAGGAAACTGGG AGGAACTATTGATGACTGTGAATTGGTGAATGGACTGGTTCTGACTCAGAGAGTGGTCAACACAGGTGTAAGCCGCGTGGAAAAAGCTAAGATTGGGCTCATCCAGTTCTGCTTGTCTGCTCCAAAGACTGAT ATGGAAAGTCAGATTGTAGTTTCTGATTATGCTCAGATGGACCGTGTATTACGTGAAGAGAGAGCCTACATTTTGAATTTGGTGAAACAGATTAAAAAAGCTGGGTGCAACGTTCTGCTGATACAGAAATCAATTCTGAG GGATGCACTTAGTGACCTGGCCCTTCACTTCCTCAATAAGATGAAGATTATGGTGATCAAAGATATTGAGAGAGAAGATATTGAGTTCATCTGTAAG ACTCTTGGCATAAAACCAGTTGCCCATGTTGACCAGTTCACACCAGACATGTTGGGCACTGCAGAGCTGGCAGAAGAAATCCGTTTGAATGGTTCTGGCAAACTGATTAAG ATTACTGGCTGTGCAAACCCAGGGAAAACAGTATCCATAGTGGTCCGTGGGTCCAATAAATTGGTAATGGAAGAGGCCGAGCGTTCCATTCATGATGCTCTGTGTGTCATTCGCTGCTTGGTTAAGAAAAG GGCTTTGATTGCTGGAGGTGGCGCTCCTGAGATTGAGCTGGCACTACGTTTGACTGATTACTCTCGTACTCTTAGTGGCATGGAGGCATACTGTGTACGTGCGTTTGCTGATGCCCTAGAAGTTATCCCATCTACTTTGGCTGAAAATGCGGGTCTCAATCCCATTTCCACTGTGACAGAGCTGAGAAATAGACATGCGCAGGGAGAAAAGACTGCAGGAATTAATGTCAGAAAG GGTGGTATTTCTAACATTCTGGAGGAGCTGGTTGTGCAGCCTCTGCTGGTCTCCCTCAGTGCCCTGACACTAGCTACAGAAACAGTTCGTAGTATCCTGAAGATTGATGATGTG GTTAATGCACGATAA